In the Armatimonas rosea genome, GGATGAAGGGCAGCAAATGGCACTGGCAACTTTCTGGAATCGGGGCGTGGCGACAATGAACTCAGATACGGTTCTGATCGCGCGCTGTCAAAAAGCCGACGTCGCCGCCTTCAATGAGATCGTCGGGCGCTACAAGTCCAAGATCTACAACTATCTCTACCGCATGACGGGCAATGCGGAAGACGCCGAGGACCTCACGCAGGAGGTGTTTGTGCGGATGTACTCCCACATCCACAGCTTCCGCGCGGAGGCGAGCCTCTCGACCTGGCTCTTTCGGATCGCGGGTAATCTCTGCGTGGACGCGTTCCGGCGCAAGAAAAAAGAGCGCGGTGTGGTCTCGTCGCTGGATGCTCCGGCCTACCACGACGACGAAGACTCCTACGCGACCCGCGATGTCCCCGACCTAAAGGCCGCGCCCGAGACCCTCTTCTCGCGCAAGGAGCTGGGGGGGCAGATTGAGGCCGCCTTGGCGAAGCTCCCGCCCAAGCTGCGCTCCGCCGTGGTGCTCCACGATATTGAGGGGCTGGCCTACGAAGAGATCGCGGCGGTGGAGGGAATCCCGCTGGGGACGGTAAAATCCCGTATCTTCAATGCCCGTGTGGCCCTGCGAGAGCACCTGCGGCCTTATCTGGAATCGTGAGTCGTAAATAAAATGGCAAGCATGTTAGACTGTAGAAATATTCAAGCGGGGCTCTCGGAGTACATCGACGGTGTGCTGACCGTGGAGCAGGCCGAGGCGACACAGGCACACCTGCGGTCCTGTGCGGTCTGCGCAAAGGTGGCCGACGAGCTGGCCCAGACCACGCGCCTGCTGGCGTTTCTGCCCCGTCCCGAGCCGAGCCAAGACTTCGAGCAGAAGCTAGCGGCGCGCCTCGCGGGGCAGGCGCTCCGCCCCAAGCCCATCACTTTAGGCGAGAAGCTCTCCGCTTGGTGGAGCCGTCCCCGGGTTCGTCCGATCGTGGCCTCGGGGCTCGCGGTGGCCTGCCTCGTGCCCGTGGTGGTCCTCTTCCCCCGAGCGACGCCCCCAACCGTTGTCGCGACACCTGCGGTCGAGGCCGTGGCTGAGAACGCCGAGGTGGACCAGGCCATGCAGGAGCACCTCTCGGCCAAGGCGGGTGAGGTCTTGGGCGACTCCTCCGGCCTCTTGCTTGCGTCGGCCCCGGCGGAGCGTGAGACGGGATCGTAGGTAGAGGGATGTCGCGTGTTGCTCTCGGGGTGGGACTGG is a window encoding:
- a CDS encoding sigma-70 family RNA polymerase sigma factor, which gives rise to MALATFWNRGVATMNSDTVLIARCQKADVAAFNEIVGRYKSKIYNYLYRMTGNAEDAEDLTQEVFVRMYSHIHSFRAEASLSTWLFRIAGNLCVDAFRRKKKERGVVSSLDAPAYHDDEDSYATRDVPDLKAAPETLFSRKELGGQIEAALAKLPPKLRSAVVLHDIEGLAYEEIAAVEGIPLGTVKSRIFNARVALREHLRPYLES
- a CDS encoding anti-sigma factor family protein, yielding MLDCRNIQAGLSEYIDGVLTVEQAEATQAHLRSCAVCAKVADELAQTTRLLAFLPRPEPSQDFEQKLAARLAGQALRPKPITLGEKLSAWWSRPRVRPIVASGLAVACLVPVVVLFPRATPPTVVATPAVEAVAENAEVDQAMQEHLSAKAGEVLGDSSGLLLASAPAERETGS